The DNA segment TGGAGAAATTTAACTGCATTTTCTTTACCAAAGAGCACAGGAAGTGTTTTCAAATTTTCCTCTTTATCAGAGCTGCAATCCTTTAAATCAAAGAATACTGCATTTACCATACCTTTTAATGTTATAAAAATGAATGATATAATAAGAGAAGAGTTAATACCCATTGAGTAATATAATGGAATGAAGAAAGTCCCTGATAAAGACCATGTCAACACAGTGTAAAGGTTCTTAAATAATGGGATTTTCTTCGTTATTCTTTTAAATAAAGTGGCATAAAAAATACCCCCCAATACAATTAAAACTATGAAAACCGTCAAGTGGATGCTTGAGAAAAGTAAAATGAGTAATATGAGCAAAACTAGATAAGTTACCAATATAAAAGGATAAAATCTGTCCTTTTTAAGGTATCTGGCTCTTTCACTGTTGGTTGCATCATCCTTATCCACATCATGATGATAATCATAGCTGTAAACTATTAGAGGTAAAAGATAGGATATTAGAAGTAGTGGAATAGTTGCGTGGGTATCTGTAAGTTTTGAAGTTGTTAAAATAAGGGAAGGTGCCCCTAATGCAGTTAAATATCCTCCATGAATGATTTTGTTTTTAAGGATGTTTACGTATCGTTCATGGGGAGTTATTGAATGTTCATACGAATACATCAAACCCCTTTTTACCGTTTCCAGTAATCAAACAACAGATTATCCTTCTCAGCCTTAAGGTGTATTACTATAATATTGAATCATATTTTATATTATAATCTTTCGGATTTACTCTCGATCTTCGCTACTTCTTCATTCAATTCCCCCCACTTTCTAGCTTAAACCCCCAAAAAACATATTAAATAAGAATGATAAAATAATATTAATTTGATGAGGAGACTGAGTTTATGAATGTTTTTGCAACCCTGTCATTCATTGCTTTCATGCTATGCTTTTTCATGGGCAACTTCATCTATCATAAAAATTCTGATAGTTCCCTAAATAAGATGGTAGCTGTTTTATGTATTTTGGTAGGATTTCTGGCATTTGTGGAGTTTGAATACAGGCAGGTGGTTGACTTTCAAACTGCTTACTTCTGGTTGAAGATCAGTGGACTGTGGCCCTTAGTACCCGCCATACTTCTGCATATTTCCCTCATATTCACAGAAAAAAAGAAGATCCTAAGGAACAAACTCACCTACATCGCAATATATGCACCTGCACTGATAATATCAATTTTCGCAATTAACACCCCAATGATGCTTGAAGGTATTTTAAAGGAGTACTGGGGCTGGACTTATGTCTTTCCAAAAAATTCTCTACTTTTTGGTTTAATGAGTATCTGGACAATAATCTGTACCATAATCTCCGGAACTCTATGCTTTTTACATTATCTGAAATCCCATCACATTGAAAGGATGCATGCAAAGTACATGCTTGCAGGCCTTTATCTACCACTGCTTGTAAGCTTCTCAAGCGATTTTGTGTTCCCCACAGTATCTGTAAGGGTGCCTGAAATGACCATGGCCATGTCAACACTTGGTATCACATTCATAAGCTATGGAATATGGAAATACGGGTTCCCAGCCCTTACTGCAGCATCAGTTGCAGATGAAATAGTTTCCACCATGTCTAACTTTTTGATACTTCTTGATAGTCAAAAAAACATAATTACAGTTAACAAGGCCACGTGTAATCTTCTGGGCTACGATAAAAATGAACTGGAAGGATTTTCTGTGGGAAAGATCTTTGCAGATGAAAATCAGGAAAGGTTGATATTCATTGGAGATTATTTAAATGCAAAGAGAGGACCGAACTCCATGAATATGGAATTGAACTTCGTTAACAACTTTGAATTAAATCTGAAATCTAAAAATGGCTTTAAAATCCCAGTTATCATCTCAAAATCATTTATAAAAAATGAAGAAGGTTTGATTGTAGGTATCATACTCATTGGAAATGATATCCGTGATATTAAATCCATTGAAGATAAAATTGAATCTGCACTTGAAGAAAAGGAGTTGCTACTTCAGGAAGTGCATCACAGGGTTAAAAATAATCTTCAGATCATATCCAGCCTTTTGAGTCTTCAGTCCAACTACATCAAAGAACCCGAAGACCTGGAAATATTCCAAAATAGCCAAAATCGTGTTAAATCCCTGGCATTGATACATGAGAAGCTTTACCAATCCCCAAATTTTACCCACATCAACTTCGAAGATTATATTTGGAGTTTAATGAGTTATCTTCTAGGTTACTACAAACCCAACAGTATCAAACTGGAAATTGATGTTAAGGACATATTCATGGGCATTGATACTGCAGTTCCCTGCGGCCTTATAATAAACGAACTTGCAACGAACTCCATAAAACATGCATTTCCAAATTCCATGCCAGGTACAATTAAGATTGGGCTTTACTATAATAACTCGGAATTTGAACTCGTTGTAAGGGATGATGGGATTGGTTTTCAGGAGGCTATCAATTTTGAAACAACTGAAAACCTTGGATTAAGACTTGTTTCTGCATTAACTCAACAAATTAACGGGACCATAAAACTGAATAGAATTAATGGCACAGAGTTCAGAGTTAAGTTTCATGAAGTGGAGTATGCAAAGAGAATTTGAATGAAATAATTTAACATCATTCAAGACCCCAATTCGGGATCTAAATTTCAACTATTATTTCATTTCTCCTTAAAAATCCGGGCACTAGAGGGTTGTTGTACTGAGCCACTATAA comes from the Methanobacterium aggregans genome and includes:
- a CDS encoding histidine kinase dimerization/phosphoacceptor domain -containing protein; the protein is MNVFATLSFIAFMLCFFMGNFIYHKNSDSSLNKMVAVLCILVGFLAFVEFEYRQVVDFQTAYFWLKISGLWPLVPAILLHISLIFTEKKKILRNKLTYIAIYAPALIISIFAINTPMMLEGILKEYWGWTYVFPKNSLLFGLMSIWTIICTIISGTLCFLHYLKSHHIERMHAKYMLAGLYLPLLVSFSSDFVFPTVSVRVPEMTMAMSTLGITFISYGIWKYGFPALTAASVADEIVSTMSNFLILLDSQKNIITVNKATCNLLGYDKNELEGFSVGKIFADENQERLIFIGDYLNAKRGPNSMNMELNFVNNFELNLKSKNGFKIPVIISKSFIKNEEGLIVGIILIGNDIRDIKSIEDKIESALEEKELLLQEVHHRVKNNLQIISSLLSLQSNYIKEPEDLEIFQNSQNRVKSLALIHEKLYQSPNFTHINFEDYIWSLMSYLLGYYKPNSIKLEIDVKDIFMGIDTAVPCGLIINELATNSIKHAFPNSMPGTIKIGLYYNNSEFELVVRDDGIGFQEAINFETTENLGLRLVSALTQQINGTIKLNRINGTEFRVKFHEVEYAKRI
- a CDS encoding UbiA family prenyltransferase, which translates into the protein MYSYEHSITPHERYVNILKNKIIHGGYLTALGAPSLILTTSKLTDTHATIPLLLISYLLPLIVYSYDYHHDVDKDDATNSERARYLKKDRFYPFILVTYLVLLILLILLFSSIHLTVFIVLIVLGGIFYATLFKRITKKIPLFKNLYTVLTWSLSGTFFIPLYYSMGINSSLIISFIFITLKGMVNAVFFDLKDCSSDKEENLKTLPVLFGKENAVKFLHILNFAAFIPLIIGVYLKIIPSITLSLIIFYFYTAYYLKKSCNNLNNKSWTNLCSIADSEFILWAVFLVVLQTVF